Proteins encoded within one genomic window of Xiphophorus maculatus strain JP 163 A chromosome 11, X_maculatus-5.0-male, whole genome shotgun sequence:
- the gusb gene encoding beta-glucuronidase gives MLRVLWLFAALDAALLLDTGMLFPRESSSRERKELNGLWAFRADGSPNRNQGFESAWYKSRLAETGPVIDMPVPASYNDITQDPTLRDFIGWVWYEREVTVPTRWITDDGLRVVLRVGSAHYYSVVWVNGVKVTEHEGGHLPFEAEIGTLLRKDPTMPCRITIAVNNTLNLHTLPPGTIQYMTDRTRYPAGFFVQNYNFDFFNYAGIHRPVLLYTTPKAYVDDITVVTDFLDNTGLVRYGVSVKGTTSAAMKVTLIDKGGHCVVSSNEASGVLKVPNVNLWWPYLMHQNPGYLYSLEVRLKATDESSTYEDVYTLPVGIRTVNVSSTQFFINNKPFYFHGVNKHEDADIRGKGLDWPLIVKDFNLMKWLGANSFRTSHYPYAEEILQMCDRHGIVVIDESPGVGIKDIRSFGNASLSHHLAVMDELVRRDKNHPSVVMWSVANEPAAEMPPAENYFKTLIMHTKALDPTRPVTYITDSNFSRDKGAPFVDVICVNSYFSWYHDPGHLEVIPVQLNTQFEDWYGKYKKPIIQSEYGADVVPGLHNDPPVMFTEEYQKLVLQQYHSVFDQKRKKYVIGELIWNFADFMTTQGITRVVGNKKGVFTRQRQPKAAAFILKERYWRLANETGALPLWTKYPCPL, from the exons ATGCTCCGCGTTTTATGGCTGTTCGCCGCCCTGGACGCGGCGCTACTGCTGGACACAGGCATGCTGTTTCCGCGGGAGTCCTCCTCCAGAGAGCGGAAGGAGCTGAACGGGCTTTGGGCTTTCAGGGCTGACGGGTCACCCAACAGGAACCAGGGCTTCGAGAGCGCTTGGTACAAAAGTCGACTGGCAGAG ACCGGCCCTGTGATCGACATGCCGGTTCCTGCCAGCTACAATGACATCACTCAAGACCCCACACTGAGAGATTTCATTGGCTGGGTGTGGTATGAGCGCGAGGTGACAGTGCCCACCCGCTGGATCACTGATGACGGCCTGCGAGTGGTCCTCAGAGTGGGGAGCGCTCACTATTACTCCGTAGTG TGGGTGAATGGTGTGAAGGTGACTGAACACGAAGGCGGCCATCTGCCGTTTGAGGCAGAAATAGGCACCTTACTCCGTAAAGACCCAACCATGCCCTGCAGGATCACCATCGCTGTGAACAACACTCTGAATCTGCACACACTACCGCCAGGCACCATCCAGTACATGACTGACCGTACGAG GTATCCTGCTGGGTTCTTTGTTCAGAACTACAATTTTGATTTCTTCAACTATGCCGGAATACATCGTCCTGTTCTGTTGTATACCACTCCTAAAGCCTATGTGGATGACATCACCGTTGTTACAGATTTCTTGGACAACACAG GGTTGGTCAGATATGGTGTGTCAGTCAAAGGAACAACCTCCGCTGCTATGAAGGTGACTTTAATTGACAAAGGAGGCCACTGCGTTGTTTCCTCCAATGAGGCTTCTGGAGTGCTCAAAGTGCCAAATGTCAACCTGTGGTGGCCGTACTTGATGCACCAAAACCCGGGTTATCTTTATTCGTTGGAG GTTCGCCTGAAGGCTACTGATGAGAGCTCAACGTATGAGGATGTTTATACTCTACCAGTTGGCATCCGCACAGTTAACGTCAGCAGCACCCAATTCTTCATCAACAACAAGCCGTTCTATTTCCATGGAGTCAATAAGCATGAAGATGCTGAC ATCCGAGGGAAAGGTTTGGACTGGCCCCTAATCGTCAAGGACTTTAACCTGATGAAGTGGTTGGGGGCCAACTCGTTCCGCACCAGCCACTACCCCTACGCCGAGGAGATTCTGCAGATGTGTGACCGCCATGGCATTGTGGTGATCGATGAGAGCCCAGGGGTCGGCATTAAAGACAT TCGCAGTTTTGGAAATGCCTCCCTGTCCCACCACCTCGCTGTTATGGATGAGCTGGTACGGCGGGACAAGAACCATCCCTCCGTGGTCATGTGGTCTGTAGCCAATGAGCCCGCTGCAGAGATGCCCCCTGCTGAGAACTACTTCAA GACGTTGATAATGCACACCAAAGCTCTGGACCCTACCCGTCCCGTAACCTACATCACAGACAGTAACTTCTCACGGGACAAAGGA GCTCCCTTTGTGGACGTCATCTGTGTGAACAGCTACTTCTCCTGGTACCACGACCCCGGCCACTTGGAGGTCATCCCTGTCCAGCTCAACACTCAGTTTGAGGACTGGTACGGAAAGTACAAGAAGCCCATCATCCAGAGCGAGTATGGAGCTGATGTCGTGCCAGGGCTTCATAAT GATCCCCCGGTGATGTTTACTGAAGAGTATCAGAAACTGGTCCTGCAGCAGTACCACAGTGTGTTCGACCAGAAAAGGAAGAAGTACGTCATTGGCGAGCTCATCTGGAACTTCGCTGACTTCATGACTACACAAG GGATCACGCGTGTGGTGGGGAACAAAAAGGGGGTCTTTACTCGGCAAAGGCAACCCAAAGCTGCTGCATTCATCCTCAAGGAGAGATACTGGAGACTGGCAAATGAAACTGGCGCCCTGCCCCTCTGGACCAAGTACCCCTGCCCACTGTGA